ATTGTTTTACTTGATGTGCGTGAGGAAGCTGAATATTTATTTAACCATATTCCAGGAGCACTTTCTATTCCACTTGGTGAACTTGAAGATAGATTACATGAACTTGATAAAGAGTCTCAGATATTTATTGTCTGTCGTACAGGTAGTCGGAGTGATCTTGCATCACAAAAGCTTACTGAAAAGGGATTCACTAATGTCACAAATGTTGTCCCTGGTATGAGCGACTGGCACGGTCCAACTGAACAAACTGTTAACTAACTTAGAATGTTAATAAAAATCTGTACTGGGGAAAAAATTTTTAAATGTAAATATACTATAGGGGGTATTTTGAGATGTCAATTAAAAAATTAACTGCTAAACAAATAACTAAGAAAGTAATTAATAAGGAAAATCTATTTATTTTAGATGTGCGTAACGAAACAGATTTCACTGACTGGAAAATAGAAGGAGAAAATGTTCAGCATTTAAATGTTCCGTATTTTGATCTTATTGATGGTGTAGAAGCTATTATGGATAAGCTTCCGAAAGACGAACAAATCCTTGTTGTTTGTGCTAAAGAAGGATCTTCAGTTATGGTTGCAGAGATGCTTGATGCTGAAGGCGTTGATACGGCCTATCTTCAAGGCGGAATGAAGTCATGGAGTGAACACCTTGAACCAATTAAAGTTGGTGATTTAAAGGGTGGAGGAGAAATGTATCAATTTGTCCGTATTGGTAAAGGGTGTTTGTCTTACATGGTGGTATCCAACGGAGAAGCAGCCATCATTGATTCTACACGTATGACGAATGTTTACACGGACTTTGCAAGGGATTTAGGAGTGAAAGTGACTCACGTATTTGATACTCACCTTCATGCTGACCACATTTCTGGTGGACGAATAATTGCTGAAAAAACAGGAGCACAATACTGGTTGCCGCCTAAAGATGCAGGTGAAGTGACATATGAATACAATGCCTTGGAAGACGGAAACAATGTGACAATTGGACATACAACGATTACTATCCATCCGCTTTATACACCTGGCCACACAATAGGTTCTACATCCTTTGTGATTGATGATGCATATCTTCTTTCAGGAGATATTCTGTTCATAGACTCTATTGGGCGTCCTGACTTAGCGGGACTTGCAGAGGACTGGGTAGGAGACTTGAGAGAAACGCTTTACGAGCGATATAGAGAGCTTTCTGATGACCTTATTGTACTTCCTGCACATTTTATGATTATGGATGAATTAAATGATGATGGTAGTGTAGGAGACAGACTTGGAAGTCTTTTTGCAAAAAACCACGGATTAAACATTGACGATGAAGAAGAATTCAAGATAATGGTAACTGAAAACCTACCTCCACAACCTAATGCCTATCAGGAAATCCGTGAAACAAATATGGGGAAAATATCTCCTAATGAAGAGAAGCAGCGTGAAATGGAAATTGGGCCAAACCGCTGTGCAGTAAGGTAGTCTGATCTTTGGAAAGTGTATGTTAAAGATAAATTAACCTATTATGGAGTGAGCGATAATGAGTATAACAGCGGATAAACTTCTAGATGCAAAAGGATTAGCGTGTCCCATGCCAATCGTTAAAATTAAAAAAGAAATTGAAAAGATGACTAGTGGTCAAATTATTGAAATTCATGCAACAGATAAAGGGGCAAAAAATGACCTTTCTGCATGGGCGAAAGCCGGTGGTCATAAAATGCTGGCAGATGAGGAAGATAACGGCGTCCTTAAATTCTGGATTGAAAAGGCGTAATAGTTTATCACAAATAACTGCCCCAAACCTCCCGCCTCAAAATAGAGAGGAGAGCTATATTTTGAGGCGGGAGAGAACGGACGCTAATGTCCTTATTGAGGGTTCGTTTTATCAAGCAAGGGTGAAGACCACCCTTGCTTTAAAAGGTATATCCTATTTTTCTAGTTTAAATGTTTATGCTTCATGTTAGTTCATATCTTCAAGGAAACGAAGAGTGGTATGGAGTGTCCCCCTTTAGAATAATGTAAAATGAATTGTAAAAACTTATTTAGAATTATCTTTTATTAAGAAGGGGGGATTCCGTTCTAAGTTGCTCTTTCTGTTTCCTTGATAAGCCTTTATATACAAGGTTATATGAATCAATAACCATTTGTTTAAGCACAGATTTTGGGACGTCACAATTTCTTAATAAAATGGAATTCCAATGTGTTTTATTCATATAGTAACCAGGTATGACACTTTTAAATTTTTGACGGTATTCTTTAGCCTTGTCGGGAGCACATTTTAGGGTGACAATGAGATCACTTTCGTTATTTTTTCCTATTAGCGCAAACATTTTATCGCCTACTGTAAACCGAAGCGCTCCCCATTCCTCTTTAAACGCCTTCTTACAGTTAGATTGGCTCACACAAATTCTCTCAATAAACTTTTCCATCTTGTCCTCCTTGATAATCACTTTTTACGTATATGATAGTTAGAAATATTCACCTTGTATTGTAAAAAAGCGACATCATTACTAAAGAGGTGTTTATTATAGATATCCGTCCGAAAAACACCCCGGCTAAAATTAGAGAGGAGAGCTAAAATCTATTTAGGTGAAGGTGACCGACGGTAATCTCCTGATTCACTCAACGACCAATCAGTGGGAGAAGAACAAAACTCCCACTGATTGAAGATTCGTTTTATGTAGCAGGGAGCATAGTCCCTACGAAGTGATTAATAGCCTACAAAAGAGGCACCAATAATAACAAGTAAAATAAAGAGAACTAATATGAGCGCAAAACCGCCTACACCAGTTCCTTTACAAGCTCCTACACCCGCAACAGTTCCTGGGTAGCAACCTGGGTCACACCCGTGTCCTGGTGCTCCATATCCATATCCGTACATGCAACTCACTCCTCATTTTTTTTGTGCTTTCAACACATTTGGTTATTACAGTACTATCTTATGACCTAACTTTAATAGCGATTGGACATTTGCATTAGTTTTTAAATTTATCACTTATTTTACAGGTGGTTATCTCTGTCCCTTTTTAACGAATTAGTAATGATTCATGTACTAATTTTATATTTCCGACGCTAGATATATAAGGAAAGGACATTCTATAGACAAAAGGAGCGATAGGTTGTGAAAAAAACGACGTTTGTTGGGACTATCTTAGCATCCATGTTAGTTGCCTCGGTGGTAAGTGCTAGTACGACGTATTATTTACTGGAGAAGGCAAGGGACGATCTTAAAGCGGAATTAGATGATGAGTTTTCAAGCTATTTAGAAAATAAGACAGAACTTGATCGGGATGAGTTATTAAAGTTAGAAGCAGAGAGAATGTATACAGAAGTATTTGCTTATTTTGAATCGGCAAAAGAAAAAGATGAAAAAAAGGAGGCCCAATTTAAGGAAGATGTTAAAATAAAAACAGACGGCTATATTGAAGAATTGAAACATTACATTGATAGGCTGTTTCATCATAACTAAATGAAGAAACTGTATTTTAGATAAGTGGTGGCAAGTCTCATATGCGTAAAATCATTGGCTCTTAAAATGATGGCTTGCCAGCGCTATTAAACATCAAATCATTCATGTGTTAATTGAGGAAGAGGAGGATCTCATGATCGGAAGGAAGATACGTCACCTACAGCGCTATCGAGAAATTGCCTTTGCTTTTTCGAGAAACGGATTTGGCTTTATTGTTAAAGAATTGGGATTATATAAAATTATTTCTTTACCGAAGCGTCTATTTATGAAGGAGCAGGATAATGAGGTTAGAACTAAGACTACAGGGGAGAGAATTCGATTATTTTTAGAAGAATTAGGTCCAACCTTTGTAAAGCTTGGACAAATTGCTAGTACGCGCCCTGATTTAATTCCTGCCTCAATTATAGAGGAACTTGAAAAGCTTCATGATAAAGTCACACCGTTTACGTACGAAGGTGCAAAAGCGATTATTGAAGCTGAATTAGAAGGGGACCTAGAGGATATTTTTGATGATTTTGACCAAGAACCGTTAGGCGCAGCTTCAATTGGACAAGTTCATTATGCTGTTTTAAAAACGGGTGAACAAGTCGCGGTTAAAGTGCAGCGACCCATGATCGAGAAAATTATCCAAACAGATTTAGAAATTCTTTACGAAATCGCCTCACTTGCCGAAAAGCGATTTGAATGGGCTGCTAGATATGAGTTAAGTGGTCTTGTAGAAGAGTTCTCTAAAGCGTTGCGAAAAGAATTAGACTATACGAATGAAGGAAGAAATGCTGACAGAATAGCAAAGCAATTTAAAAAGGACCCACATATTTATATTCCTTCAGTTAATTGGGATTACACAACCAAAAAAATATTGACTATGGAGTATGTAGAAGGAACAAAGCTAAACGACATCGATAAACTAACACGGGAAGGCTACAATACAAAAGTCTTAGCTGAGAGAGTGGCAAATTCAGTCTTTCACCAAATATTGATTGAAGGTTTTTTCCATGGAGACCCTCATCCCGGAAATATGGCCGCATTTCCAGGTGATGGAATCATTTATATGGATTTTGGTATGGTTGGACGGTTAACACCTGACATGAAGGCTAACTTTGCTACACTTGTCATTGCAATTATGAGGCAGCAGACAGAGGGGGTTATTAGAGGCATCATGCGAATGGGACTAGTTTCTGAGGAAGTTGATATACAAAAATTAACAATGGATGTAGAAGATCTAAAAGCGAAGTACTATGATGTTCCTTTAAGTCAAGTAAGTCTTGGGGAAGCGGTTAACGATTTATTTGTCGTTGCTCATGAGCACCAAATTAAAATCCCATCAGATCTTACATTATTAGGAAAGACACTTCTTACAATGGAAGGGGTAGTGGAAACTCTTGATCCAGACCTAAGTATCATTGAGATTGCCGAACCATTTGGGAAAAAGCTGCTAATTGATCGCTTTAATCCTAAAAATGTAGCAGCCAGTACATTTTCATACATAGGGGACTATGGAGAAAGTCTGATTGAATTGCCAAAAAAAATTAATGAGCTGACTAACGTTGTGAAAAAAGGAAAACTACCTTTAGAAGTGGATATTCCAAATGTAGAGCGATTTTTAACGAAGCTTGATCGGATAAGTAATCGCCTTTCTTTTAGCATTGTGTTGCTTTCATTCAGTATTATTATGGTTGGTTTAATTGTAGGGTCAGCAATGTCAGGCCAATCATCTGTACTTTGGAATTTGCCAGCTATTGAAATAGGTTTTACAGTAGCTTTGTTAATGTTCCTTTGGTTGCTCTACTCCATTTTTAAATCTGGGAGGTTTTAACGAAAGGAGAGCGTGTGAGTCGTAAGCTAATCTTGATCCCGCCCTCTCCTTCTTATAAGCCGTTTTTTTCGTAGGCTACCTCCCTCCTTTATTGTTGCTATTAGTCTAGTAAAGGTGGTCAACTTCAAATGTCAGAAGGAGACATGGTGACTTAGCGAGACTATGTACAATGGAATATGGGGTAGATGATGATAATATCTCATAGTAATAAATATAAGAATGCATAGAAAAAGAATGACAATACATGAGTGTGATTTAAAATATGAATCACTGAGACTCCCATACATAAGTGTGAGTGTTTCATCTATATGTCAACTTCATAATGAAGAGGCGAAGGAGGAGTATATGATTCTTGTCAGTGCATGCTTAGCCGGAGAAAATGTCAGATATAATGGGACAAATAGCTTAAATACAAAAATACGTCAACTAGTAGAAAAAGGACAAGCGATCACCATTTGTCCTGAACTATTAGGGGGATTTTCAACACCTCGAGATCCAGCGGAAATCCTTGGTGGGACAGGAGAAGATGTGCTTGACGGCAAAGCGGTTGTCATAGAAAATTCAGGTCGTGATGTGACAGAATTATATATTAAAGGTGCATATGCAATGTTAGAGCAAGCACACCTTTTAAAAGCTCAACTAGTTGTACTAAAAGAATTTAGCCCATCTTGTGGTTCTAAGTTTATATATAACGGATCTTTTACTGATATTAAGCGGACTGGAAACGGTGTAACGGCAGCTTTATTAGCCCGATCAGGGTTTGAGGTCATGTCCGAAGAAGAATTCGTTAAAATAGATAGTTGACACATCAAAGTACGTCGCAGGTCTTAGTTCAATTCTAGTCTCAAGCCTGTAGTAAGACTATGTCATTTCTCTTTATACTTAACTTAGATAAAGCACTATAAGTTGCACAAATGAAAGAGGGATAGGACATGAATTTACTACAGAAATTGTTAGAAAGAAAAAAAGTGATTGGATTAATGGTTGCACTTATTTTAGTATTAGGTATTTTTTCGATTAGTAAGATGGATAGAGAATTAATGCCATCAGTTGCTTTTGATATGGCGATGATAACGGTTGATGCAGGTGATATGCCTGTGAGAGACGTGGAAAATCTCATCACTGAACCGATGGAAAACGAGCTGGCAGGGATTGATGGGGTGACCTCGTATGACTCATCGACAGCTGTGGGAAGTAGCTCCTTTTTCATCGACATAGAGGAGGGGCGTGTGGAGGAAGTAACTAGAGAGATTGAATCACATCTTACACACATCTCAAATGGTGTTTCGGGTATTCTTTACACTGATGTGAGACCTATAAGTACAGATCAAAGTTATGAGTTTTATATGGAAGTGTCAAATGGGGAAATGAGTGACCTGACATCATTTGCAAATGATGTCGCTAAGCCACGCCTTGAAAGTTTAAATGAAGTAAGAGAAGTTAATTTAAGTGGTTTAGAGGAAACAGAATATGTCATAACGTTTGATCAAAAGACATTACGTGAGCGAGGTCTTGAGCTAAGCTACGTGATTCAAGCTCTTCAACAAACTGACGTGAATGTGTCATTAGGGGAATTAATTGACGAAGAGAATGAGCCTTCTTTACGATGGAATACTGAATTGTCATCACTTAAAGATATAGAAGAGGCAACAATCCCTACACCTGAAGGACCATTAGACTTAAAGGATATAGCTGATATTGAAGTGGAAACGTCGCAACAATCATCAATGGCTTGGAAAAATGGAAGCAGAGACGTTGTGTTTGTTGAAGTTGCTCGTGCTGATGGGTATACCCAAGTTGATATGGCAGAAGCTATAAGAGATGAAGTGACGGAGATCCATGATGAAGGATTAGCGAGTGAACTATCATTTACAGAAATTGTGGCACAGGCTGATTATGTCTCATCGTCGATCGATGGGGTTACACAAAATATTTTAATTGGTGGTGTATTGGCACTTGTTATTTTAATGCTATTTTTAAGGAATAGCAGGGCAACCTTGATTGTCGGTTTATCGATTCCTGTCTCGCTTTTATTAACTTTTACGACATTATGGTTCATTGATTACAGTTTTAATATTTTGACCCTTATAGGATTAGGACTCGGCATCGGGATGATGGTGGATGCCTCAATCGTCATATTAGAGTCCATTTATCGAAAAAAAGAGGAAGGGCTAGTAGGCATTGAGGCTGTTATGACAGGGATAAAAGAGGTAGCAACAGCTGTCATTGCCTCCATGTTAACGACAGTGGTCGTGTTTTTACCTGTCGGATTATTTGGCGGAGATTTTGCCATATTTATTCTTGTCCTCAGTGTTGTCGTTGTCATTACCCTTGTAAGTTCAGTTATTGTGGCATTCACTTTAATACCTGCTTTGGCAGAAAACTTTATGAAGCTTAGAAAAAAAGCAGAGAATAAAAGAAAAAGCCGTATAATCGAACGTTACGAAAGTGTGTTAAATTGGTTTTCACAAAAAAAGCGTCGCCGCTATAGTCTCATTATGGTTTTTTTCCTTATTTTTGTTGGTTCATTAGGCCTCACGACAAAAATCCCATTTGTCCTAATGCCAGATGTATTAAATCGTTATAGTGAAATGGAAATAAGGCTGGAAACTGGATTAACAGCTGAGGACAAAGATATGGTGGTTGAGGCAGCTGAAGAGAAGTTGACCGATGTAGATGACATAGATTCTGTTGTGTTTATGGATGCAGGTGATTATTTATATGCGTTAATTAATATGACAAAGGATCAAGACATAACTGTTCCACAAGAAGATGTTAATTTAGCTATTACGGATACATTACGTGAGCTAGAAGATGATTTCCCAGTCACTGGAGTTTATACAACGATGGATACTGGTGGAGGAGGTCAGCCTGTACAGCTTATCGTTCAGGGAGATAGTTTATCTAAACTCCAAGACCTCAGCAGCTTTTTATCTGAGGAGCTAGAAGAAGTTGATGGGTTAGTCAATGTCTCGACATCAATGGATAAACAAATAGAAGAGCGTCAACTTGTTTTTAATTACGAATCATTAAAAGAAGATGGATTAACGACAACAGTTATATATGAACAGCTACAAGGTGTTTTTGCTCCTATTCCTGTTGGCGAAATCGTAGAAGATGGAACAGAAATTCCTGTAATGGCTACCTTTAGCTCCCTTATTAATAGTGAGAGTGAATTAGAGGCGTTTGACATAACGGGGCCAACTGGGACTAAACCACTCTCAAATTATGCAGAACTAGAAACCGTTGCATCTCCTTTTACAATTAGTAGAACAAATGGAGCGCGTTATGTGACTGTTTCTGCTGAAATTGAAGGACGAGATTTAGGTGCTGTCTCAAGGGATGTACAGAAGGTTATGGATGAATTAGAGCCGCCAGCAGGCTATTCTGTATCCACTGGTGGAGATATTGAAGCCCAGCAGGAAATGATGTTAGATCTTATGATTGTACTAGGGATCTCTATCTTGTTAGTGTATATCGTCATGGCTGTTCAATTTAATAGCTTTATTCAACCAATCATTGTGATGTCAGTTATTCCTATGACAGCAGTAGGAGCTATTTTAGCCTTACTCATCACACAAAGAGAATTGAGTGTGTTTTCCGCGCTAGCTTTACTCATGCTAATCGGGGTAGTTCTAAACAATGCTATCTTGTTAATCGATAGAATTAACCAGTTGCGTGAGCAGGGGATGCCGATCTATGAAGCAGTCATTGAAGCGGGTAAAAATCGGATGAGACCGATATTTATGACAACACTCACGACTGTAGGTGGTATGCTTCCTTTAGCTTTAGCTACAGGTGGAGCAAATGCCTATCAAGCACCGCTTGCCACTGTGATTATTGGAGGATTGTTATTTGCTACCTTTATCACACTATTGCTTATCCCAGCCGTCTATTTACTAGTGGAAGATATTAAACGAGCTATTAAACGGCTTTTTAGCAAAAAGAAGCATAGTGACACGGTAGTAAAAAAAGCATCTTAAATGTTCATCATAAGGGGTGTCTCAAAAGCTCCTTTTAATAAAAAGAGAACTGGTCGTGAATTTTATAATTCGTGGCTGGTTCTCTTTTGTTTAGACTTAAGTTTTAAAACAGGCAGTTCATTTTCGACACATTTTATCACAGATAAGCGTCCGTAAAACTCCCGGCTCAAAATAGAGAGGAGAGGTAAATCTATTTAGGCGGGAGATAACGGACGCTAATGTCCTGATTGAAGGTTCGTTTTATAAATAAAGGATGATCGGTATTAGGAAGAAACGTCGTGTTCTGACCTTAGGAGCTTAATGCTTCTTTCATATGTTAAAATAATTAGAACACGAGTTAAGAAAGGATAGGGCGATGATTTTATATGATTTTTTGTTAGTAACGATTGGTATTTTTATCGGTGTAATTGCTGCTGATCCTCTGAAAAAGCTATTTACTGGCCAATATAAGGAAGACATTCGACAAAAAAAACGGGTTAAATTACTCCTCTATTTACGTGAGGAGGCAAAAGGAAGAAAAGTGGCAACTAGGGAATTGTGTGATGCCGTTTTTAAAGGAAAGGAAAACATTGATACTGTTTATAAATTACTGAAAGATATTGAAGAAACAGGTCTTATAAAAAGTGTCTCGGCTACAGCCAATATAGAAGAGGAAAAATGGGTATTCAATAAACAAAAAGATAGACAGCCGTGAGGAAAGAATAAACAACCAACTAGTTTTTAAAAAAATAGTTGGTTGTTTATTTTTATATTATATGTCGTGATAAGGCTTAACGGCTTATAAACATTTGGGTCCAATGATGACCACTTGGATCGTAGCCAACACCGATATGCGTATAGTTCCCGTTCATGATGTTTTCTCTATGTCCAGGACTGTCCATCCATGCTTGAACAACTTCTTCTGGTGACCTCTGGCCTTGAGCGATGTTCTCCCCTGCCGCATTATAAGATATCCCATGGTCTCGGATCATATCAAATGGAGAACCATAAGTTGGACTTGTATGGGAAAAATAATTGTTTTGTGCCATATCTGTCGACTTGCGACGAGCAACCGCACTTAATTCTATATCTAACTGGAGGTCTGATAATCCAGCCTCTCTTCGGTGATTGTTGGTGAGTTCCACCACTTGTCGCTCTTCCTGTCTAATACCGTCTGTAACTTCTTGTGGCTCATCCTGTTCCGGTTCTTCTGCTTCCTCTGGCTGAGGTTCTGGAGCTTGAGGTTGTTCTTCGGGCTCAGGTTCTGGAGTTGGCGTCTCCTCTTCTGCTGGCTCCGGCTGTTCTGGTTCAGGAGCTTGCGGCTCGTTTTCCTCTGGAGCAGCTTGATCAGGACGTTGTCTTTCCGGTAAATTATTACGTAATAGTGTACGTAATCGTTCTTGAAGTGTAGCGCTATCTAGGTTTTGTTTTAAATCATAAATTTCCCTAGGGTGTAGTTGCGAATCATCGATCACAAAATCAAATTTAGCCTCTTGAATTTTGACTGGTTTCGTATGTGGAAAGTTTTGACTTGGAATATCGGTAGCTTCACTTGACAAATACATGTCGTTTGCTTCATCTTGAAAATACCTTGCATCTTCCCCTAACCCAGCTGCATTCTGGTTTCCATTACACCCAATTGGTAAAAGAGCCATTAGACATAATAACAGAACGGTAATGAATTTATTTTGCATTTAGTTTCTCTCCTTCTTTCATAAATTTCTATTAGTTTTTCTTGAGGGGGTGATTTTATAGGTGGTAATGATCACCTTAACTAGAAAGAAGGAGTAAGAAAAAAACCCTGAATGATGTAAATAAGTCATTCAGAGGCAGGTTCTCATAGTTAACCATTTACTATTTGTCCACCGTTCACATGGATAACTTGACCAGAGACATACGTGGAATCACCAGATGCAAGATAAACATAAGCAGGAGCGAGCTCAGCTGGTTGTCCTGGTCTTCCTATAGGAGAGTCTGTCCCAAATTCACCCACCTGTTCTGCAGGGAATGAAGCGGGAATGAGTGGTGTCCAAATGGGTCCTGGTGCCACTGCATTGACGCGAATACCTTTAGAAATAAGATTTTCTGAAAGGGACCGTGTTAACGTTACAAGTGCCCCTTTTGTAGCTGAGTAGTCCATTAAGACAGGCATCCCTTTGTAAGCAACGATGGAAACACTATTGATTATTGTACTTCCTTCTTTTAAATGTGGTCTCGCGGCTTTAATAAAGTAAAATGCTGAAAAAATATTTGTTTTAAACGTACGCTCTAGCTGTTCTGCGGAAATATCCTCAATTTTTTCTTGAAAGTGCTGTTCAGCCGCATTATTAATGAGACAATCCAATTGACCGAAGTGATCGATCGTTTGTTTTACAGCATCAAAGCAAAATGTTTCATTTCCTACATCACCGGAAATGAGAAGACACTCTCCACCGTATTTTTCTACATATGATTTTGTTTTTTCTGCGTCTTCATGTTCATCCAAATAGACGAGAGAGAGCTTAGCCCCTTCTTTCGCAAATGCGATTGCCACCGCACGTCCAATTCCACTGTCACCGCCTGTTAGGAGAACAACTTTATCTTTGAGTTTTCCTGAACCTTTATAATCAAGGTCATCAAACAGGGGCTCTGGGGTCATTTCGCTTTCAAAGCCAGGCTGGCGCTGTTGAACTTGTTCTGGTTGTCCTTTTTGCTGTTGCTTATTCACCTCTGTAAACTTCATATGTTAACACCTTCCAATTTTAAAATATAATAATGATCAGCCAATCATTAGGTTACTAGCATTCTCTATAAATCGCATCGATTGAGTTGTTAAATTAAGTAGACGTTAATAGAAAATAGTGATGGAAGCTTCTCATCGTGTTTGTTTAAACGACAGGTGTATGGACTAAAAAGAGAACGTAAGATGATTGACTGTTACGATATGTATTACCTAAATTGGCAATTTCATAACATGAAATTCTTAGCGTGAAGATATTTTACATGATCTGGCATAAAGTGACTATGTTTTTTTGAAAAAAGATATGATCCCCCGTCACTATGAGGAAGATAAATAGCTCTTTAATACAAAGCGTTCTCTCTAGCAAGATAGGACTACTTCCCTCATATAGTGTATTTTTGTTATAATAAAAAGAGATAATAAAAAGTAGTGTTTCTTTTGAGACGCTACTTTTTTCTTTTACTCATGATTCTGCCTGTTAGTGAGTTTTATTTATTTTATAAAGTGCGTTAGAATAATGAAGGCAGGTTGACTAATTGTTAAA
The genomic region above belongs to Bacillus sp. A301a_S52 and contains:
- a CDS encoding MBL fold metallo-hydrolase; its protein translation is MSIKKLTAKQITKKVINKENLFILDVRNETDFTDWKIEGENVQHLNVPYFDLIDGVEAIMDKLPKDEQILVVCAKEGSSVMVAEMLDAEGVDTAYLQGGMKSWSEHLEPIKVGDLKGGGEMYQFVRIGKGCLSYMVVSNGEAAIIDSTRMTNVYTDFARDLGVKVTHVFDTHLHADHISGGRIIAEKTGAQYWLPPKDAGEVTYEYNALEDGNNVTIGHTTITIHPLYTPGHTIGSTSFVIDDAYLLSGDILFIDSIGRPDLAGLAEDWVGDLRETLYERYRELSDDLIVLPAHFMIMDELNDDGSVGDRLGSLFAKNHGLNIDDEEEFKIMVTENLPPQPNAYQEIRETNMGKISPNEEKQREMEIGPNRCAVR
- a CDS encoding sulfurtransferase TusA family protein, producing MSITADKLLDAKGLACPMPIVKIKKEIEKMTSGQIIEIHATDKGAKNDLSAWAKAGGHKMLADEEDNGVLKFWIEKA
- a CDS encoding MmcQ/YjbR family DNA-binding protein, coding for MEKFIERICVSQSNCKKAFKEEWGALRFTVGDKMFALIGKNNESDLIVTLKCAPDKAKEYRQKFKSVIPGYYMNKTHWNSILLRNCDVPKSVLKQMVIDSYNLVYKGLSRKQKEQLRTESPLLNKR
- a CDS encoding YjcZ family sporulation protein, whose product is MYGYGYGAPGHGCDPGCYPGTVAGVGACKGTGVGGFALILVLFILLVIIGASFVGY
- a CDS encoding AarF/ABC1/UbiB kinase family protein is translated as MIGRKIRHLQRYREIAFAFSRNGFGFIVKELGLYKIISLPKRLFMKEQDNEVRTKTTGERIRLFLEELGPTFVKLGQIASTRPDLIPASIIEELEKLHDKVTPFTYEGAKAIIEAELEGDLEDIFDDFDQEPLGAASIGQVHYAVLKTGEQVAVKVQRPMIEKIIQTDLEILYEIASLAEKRFEWAARYELSGLVEEFSKALRKELDYTNEGRNADRIAKQFKKDPHIYIPSVNWDYTTKKILTMEYVEGTKLNDIDKLTREGYNTKVLAERVANSVFHQILIEGFFHGDPHPGNMAAFPGDGIIYMDFGMVGRLTPDMKANFATLVIAIMRQQTEGVIRGIMRMGLVSEEVDIQKLTMDVEDLKAKYYDVPLSQVSLGEAVNDLFVVAHEHQIKIPSDLTLLGKTLLTMEGVVETLDPDLSIIEIAEPFGKKLLIDRFNPKNVAASTFSYIGDYGESLIELPKKINELTNVVKKGKLPLEVDIPNVERFLTKLDRISNRLSFSIVLLSFSIIMVGLIVGSAMSGQSSVLWNLPAIEIGFTVALLMFLWLLYSIFKSGRF
- a CDS encoding DUF523 domain-containing protein, producing the protein MILVSACLAGENVRYNGTNSLNTKIRQLVEKGQAITICPELLGGFSTPRDPAEILGGTGEDVLDGKAVVIENSGRDVTELYIKGAYAMLEQAHLLKAQLVVLKEFSPSCGSKFIYNGSFTDIKRTGNGVTAALLARSGFEVMSEEEFVKIDS
- a CDS encoding efflux RND transporter permease subunit — encoded protein: MNLLQKLLERKKVIGLMVALILVLGIFSISKMDRELMPSVAFDMAMITVDAGDMPVRDVENLITEPMENELAGIDGVTSYDSSTAVGSSSFFIDIEEGRVEEVTREIESHLTHISNGVSGILYTDVRPISTDQSYEFYMEVSNGEMSDLTSFANDVAKPRLESLNEVREVNLSGLEETEYVITFDQKTLRERGLELSYVIQALQQTDVNVSLGELIDEENEPSLRWNTELSSLKDIEEATIPTPEGPLDLKDIADIEVETSQQSSMAWKNGSRDVVFVEVARADGYTQVDMAEAIRDEVTEIHDEGLASELSFTEIVAQADYVSSSIDGVTQNILIGGVLALVILMLFLRNSRATLIVGLSIPVSLLLTFTTLWFIDYSFNILTLIGLGLGIGMMVDASIVILESIYRKKEEGLVGIEAVMTGIKEVATAVIASMLTTVVVFLPVGLFGGDFAIFILVLSVVVVITLVSSVIVAFTLIPALAENFMKLRKKAENKRKSRIIERYESVLNWFSQKKRRRYSLIMVFFLIFVGSLGLTTKIPFVLMPDVLNRYSEMEIRLETGLTAEDKDMVVEAAEEKLTDVDDIDSVVFMDAGDYLYALINMTKDQDITVPQEDVNLAITDTLRELEDDFPVTGVYTTMDTGGGGQPVQLIVQGDSLSKLQDLSSFLSEELEEVDGLVNVSTSMDKQIEERQLVFNYESLKEDGLTTTVIYEQLQGVFAPIPVGEIVEDGTEIPVMATFSSLINSESELEAFDITGPTGTKPLSNYAELETVASPFTISRTNGARYVTVSAEIEGRDLGAVSRDVQKVMDELEPPAGYSVSTGGDIEAQQEMMLDLMIVLGISILLVYIVMAVQFNSFIQPIIVMSVIPMTAVGAILALLITQRELSVFSALALLMLIGVVLNNAILLIDRINQLREQGMPIYEAVIEAGKNRMRPIFMTTLTTVGGMLPLALATGGANAYQAPLATVIIGGLLFATFITLLLIPAVYLLVEDIKRAIKRLFSKKKHSDTVVKKAS
- a CDS encoding SCP-like extracellular protein; translation: MYLSSEATDIPSQNFPHTKPVKIQEAKFDFVIDDSQLHPREIYDLKQNLDSATLQERLRTLLRNNLPERQRPDQAAPEENEPQAPEPEQPEPAEEETPTPEPEPEEQPQAPEPQPEEAEEPEQDEPQEVTDGIRQEERQVVELTNNHRREAGLSDLQLDIELSAVARRKSTDMAQNNYFSHTSPTYGSPFDMIRDHGISYNAAGENIAQGQRSPEEVVQAWMDSPGHRENIMNGNYTHIGVGYDPSGHHWTQMFISR
- a CDS encoding SDR family oxidoreductase; translation: MKFTEVNKQQQKGQPEQVQQRQPGFESEMTPEPLFDDLDYKGSGKLKDKVVLLTGGDSGIGRAVAIAFAKEGAKLSLVYLDEHEDAEKTKSYVEKYGGECLLISGDVGNETFCFDAVKQTIDHFGQLDCLINNAAEQHFQEKIEDISAEQLERTFKTNIFSAFYFIKAARPHLKEGSTIINSVSIVAYKGMPVLMDYSATKGALVTLTRSLSENLISKGIRVNAVAPGPIWTPLIPASFPAEQVGEFGTDSPIGRPGQPAELAPAYVYLASGDSTYVSGQVIHVNGGQIVNG